The following proteins come from a genomic window of Nostoc sp. ATCC 53789:
- a CDS encoding 2TM domain-containing protein, with protein MTAFEPHSIRSYSQEDVQQILHLAIARQANDKNTEFSYEQILEIAAELEISPDSLKLAERDWLVQQGQVQQRKAFDAYRIRRFQKRLGNYAIFNGFFILLNLLTGGGISWSLYILLFCGLPVGLDVWNTFQIKGEEYEIAFQKWSRNHQIKKTISTVLNKWFKVLQA; from the coding sequence ATGACGGCGTTTGAACCTCACAGCATCCGCTCTTATAGCCAAGAAGATGTCCAACAAATTCTACACTTAGCGATCGCTCGTCAAGCTAATGACAAAAATACAGAATTTTCTTATGAGCAGATATTAGAAATTGCTGCTGAGTTAGAAATTTCACCTGATTCTTTAAAATTAGCCGAGCGCGACTGGTTAGTACAACAAGGTCAAGTCCAACAGCGAAAAGCTTTTGACGCTTACCGGATTAGAAGATTTCAGAAGCGCCTAGGGAATTATGCAATTTTTAATGGCTTTTTTATACTGTTAAATTTACTAACTGGTGGCGGAATTTCTTGGTCGCTGTACATTTTGCTATTCTGCGGATTACCTGTAGGACTGGATGTATGGAATACTTTTCAAATCAAAGGCGAAGAGTATGAAATAGCATTCCAGAAGTGGAGCCGTAATCATCAGATTAAGAAAACCATCAGCACAGTTTTGAATAAGTGGTTTAAGGTATTAC
- a CDS encoding ROK family protein, giving the protein MVEENGSIRTLSVDIGGSGVKAMVLDITGSPVTERARLDTPQPATPDVVINAIVVLAAAQGEFHRVSVGFPGVVRCGVTETAVNLHPDWIGFDLETALLKHLNKPVRVINDADMQGFGAIAGKGVELVITLGTGFGSALFVDGKLVPNMEMGHHPFRKGETFEQQLGRAELEKIGDKRWNRRLEKAIASLQHLFNYDYLYIGGGEAVRVNFQLPLNVKLIPNITGLLGGIALWRDEKR; this is encoded by the coding sequence ATGGTTGAAGAAAATGGATCGATTCGTACCCTATCGGTTGATATTGGTGGTAGTGGCGTTAAGGCTATGGTTTTAGATATTACGGGAAGTCCTGTAACAGAAAGAGCGCGTTTAGATACACCTCAACCTGCTACACCAGATGTTGTAATTAATGCAATTGTTGTGTTAGCTGCTGCTCAAGGTGAATTTCATCGTGTTTCGGTGGGTTTTCCTGGCGTGGTTCGATGCGGAGTCACGGAAACGGCGGTAAACTTACATCCAGATTGGATTGGATTTGATTTGGAAACAGCGTTATTAAAACACTTAAACAAGCCTGTACGGGTGATTAATGATGCAGACATGCAGGGGTTTGGTGCGATCGCAGGTAAAGGTGTAGAACTGGTGATTACTCTCGGTACAGGGTTTGGTTCAGCTTTATTTGTAGACGGTAAGCTAGTACCAAATATGGAAATGGGACATCATCCGTTTCGCAAAGGAGAGACTTTTGAGCAGCAGTTAGGGCGTGCAGAGTTAGAAAAAATTGGTGATAAAAGATGGAATAGGCGTTTAGAAAAGGCGATCGCATCCTTACAACATCTGTTCAATTATGATTACCTTTACATTGGCGGTGGTGAAGCTGTAAGAGTGAATTTCCAGCTACCTTTAAATGTAAAACTCATCCCTAATATTACTGGTTTATTAGGTGGTATTGCTTTGTGGCGAGATGAAAAAAGGTAA
- a CDS encoding peptidoglycan-binding domain-containing protein, whose protein sequence is MTEIGLMMTGVLTIRQAFGTNLPQQQLVQMENDEKQSKQNESEITAQVTPPEFMQTNEISQASPSAIALEKGHILQKISKNNQFLASSNLGKSKKHSQSVGKVRIKVTGRFQRFSSQPMPTLYFGSSGLAVRVLQRLLVANGYAVRVDGIYGALTETAVKAFQNQQNLGTDGIVGQRTWRALTT, encoded by the coding sequence ATGACTGAAATTGGCCTGATGATGACGGGCGTATTAACAATAAGACAAGCATTTGGAACCAATTTGCCACAACAGCAATTAGTTCAGATGGAAAATGACGAAAAGCAGTCAAAACAGAATGAGTCGGAGATAACTGCTCAAGTCACACCACCTGAATTTATGCAGACAAATGAGATTTCCCAAGCTTCTCCCTCAGCGATCGCACTAGAGAAAGGACACATACTTCAGAAAATCAGCAAAAATAATCAGTTCCTAGCTTCTTCTAACTTAGGTAAGTCTAAAAAGCATTCTCAGTCTGTAGGTAAAGTCCGCATAAAGGTTACAGGACGTTTCCAGAGGTTTAGTAGCCAACCTATGCCGACTCTTTATTTCGGTAGCTCTGGTCTTGCTGTCAGAGTCTTACAACGGCTGTTAGTGGCTAATGGCTATGCCGTAAGAGTGGATGGGATTTATGGCGCACTGACAGAAACTGCTGTCAAAGCCTTTCAAAACCAGCAGAATTTAGGAACGGATGGAATAGTTGGTCAGCGAACTTGGCGGGCGTTGACAACTTAG
- a CDS encoding sucrose synthase: MSELLQAVLDSEERSDLRSFLSELRQQEKKYLLRNDILNVYSEYCSKSQKPEAYYTTSELGKLIYYTQEIIQEDSNFCFIIRSKIASQEVYWLTSDLSIEPMTVQDLLDLRDRLVNKFHPNDGDLLELDFGPFYDYTPIIRDPKNIGKGVQFLNRYLSSKIFQDSKQLLDSLLNFLRLHHYNGVQLLVNDRIQSQQQLSEQVKKAIGFVNNRPEDEPYEQFRFQLQSMGFEPGWGNTAARVRETLNILDELIDSADPQTLEAFISRIPMIFRIVLVSAHGWFGQEGVLGRPDTGGQVVYVLDQAKSLEKQLQEDVLLAGLEKLNVEPKVIILTRLIPNSDGTLCNQRLEKVHGTENAWILRVPLREFNPNMTQNWISRFEFWPYLETFAIDSERELRAEFHGTPDLIVGNYTDGNLIAFLLARRLKVTQCNVAHALEKSKYLFSNLYWQELEDKYHFSLQFTADLIAMNAANFVVSSTYQEIVGTPDSVGQYESYKCFTMPELYHVTNGIELFSPKFNVVPPGVNENNYFPYTRTKDRVESDRQRLAEILFTLEDPTQIFGKLDDPNKRPLFSMARLDHIKNLTGLAECYGQSKELQEHCNLILVAGKLRVEESGDNEERDEIIKLYQIIEEYNLHGKIRWLGVRLTKTDSGEIYRVIADHQGIFVQPALFEAFGLTILESMVSGLPTFATQFGGPLEIIQDKVNGFLINPTNLDETATKIVDFITKCEQNPNYWNEISHRGIDRVYSTYTWKIHTSKLLSLARIYGFWNFTSKENREDLLRYLEALFYLIYKPRAQQLLEQHKYR; this comes from the coding sequence ATGTCTGAATTGCTTCAAGCAGTCTTAGATAGTGAAGAAAGAAGTGATTTGCGTTCCTTTCTTAGTGAATTACGCCAACAAGAAAAGAAGTACTTGCTGCGGAACGACATACTCAATGTATATAGTGAGTATTGCTCAAAGTCCCAGAAACCAGAGGCTTATTACACTACCTCTGAGTTAGGCAAACTGATTTACTATACTCAGGAAATTATTCAAGAAGATTCTAACTTCTGTTTCATCATCCGTTCGAAGATTGCTAGCCAAGAAGTTTATTGGTTGACATCAGACTTGAGCATTGAGCCGATGACCGTACAGGATTTGCTGGATTTGCGCGATCGCTTGGTGAACAAATTTCATCCCAACGACGGCGACCTGCTAGAATTGGACTTCGGCCCATTTTACGACTACACCCCAATCATCCGCGACCCCAAAAATATTGGTAAAGGGGTACAATTTCTCAACCGCTATCTATCCAGCAAAATCTTTCAAGACTCCAAGCAATTGCTGGACAGCTTATTGAATTTCTTGCGCCTGCACCATTACAACGGTGTCCAACTGCTAGTCAACGATCGCATTCAATCGCAGCAGCAACTTTCAGAGCAAGTTAAGAAAGCTATTGGCTTTGTTAATAATCGCCCCGAAGATGAACCCTACGAACAATTCCGGTTCCAATTGCAGTCAATGGGTTTTGAGCCGGGTTGGGGTAACACCGCAGCACGCGTGCGGGAAACTTTAAATATTCTCGATGAATTGATTGATTCTGCCGATCCCCAGACCCTAGAAGCCTTCATTTCTCGTATCCCGATGATTTTTAGAATCGTCTTGGTGTCGGCTCACGGCTGGTTTGGGCAAGAGGGAGTGTTGGGTCGTCCCGATACTGGCGGTCAGGTAGTTTACGTCCTTGACCAGGCTAAGAGCCTAGAGAAGCAGCTACAAGAAGATGTCCTGCTAGCTGGTTTAGAGAAATTGAATGTCGAGCCAAAGGTAATTATTCTCACCCGCTTGATTCCCAATAGTGATGGCACTCTTTGTAATCAACGACTAGAAAAAGTCCACGGTACCGAAAATGCCTGGATTTTGCGAGTGCCTTTGCGGGAATTTAATCCTAACATGACTCAAAACTGGATTTCCCGGTTTGAGTTTTGGCCTTATTTAGAAACTTTCGCCATTGACTCAGAAAGAGAACTACGGGCAGAATTCCACGGCACACCTGACTTAATAGTTGGAAACTATACTGATGGGAATTTAATAGCATTCTTGCTGGCGCGACGGCTGAAAGTTACCCAATGCAATGTTGCCCATGCTTTGGAAAAATCTAAATACTTATTCAGTAACCTCTACTGGCAAGAATTAGAGGATAAATATCATTTTTCATTGCAATTCACAGCTGACTTGATTGCGATGAATGCTGCTAATTTTGTTGTCAGCAGCACTTATCAAGAAATTGTGGGAACACCGGATAGTGTGGGACAGTACGAGTCTTATAAGTGCTTCACCATGCCGGAGTTGTACCATGTTACCAATGGCATTGAATTATTTAGTCCCAAATTTAATGTCGTACCGCCTGGAGTAAACGAAAATAATTACTTCCCCTACACCCGGACTAAAGATCGAGTCGAGAGCGATCGCCAACGCCTTGCGGAAATACTCTTTACTCTGGAAGACCCCACGCAAATCTTTGGCAAACTCGACGATCCTAACAAGCGCCCTCTCTTCTCAATGGCGCGTCTTGACCACATCAAAAACCTCACAGGTTTAGCTGAATGTTATGGTCAAAGTAAAGAATTACAGGAGCATTGCAATTTAATTTTGGTGGCGGGTAAGTTACGTGTAGAGGAATCAGGGGACAACGAAGAACGTGACGAAATTATCAAACTCTATCAAATCATTGAGGAGTACAATCTCCACGGAAAGATTCGTTGGCTGGGTGTGCGCCTAACTAAAACTGATTCTGGTGAAATTTACCGAGTCATTGCCGATCATCAGGGAATTTTTGTACAACCAGCTTTATTTGAAGCTTTTGGTTTGACAATTTTAGAGTCGATGGTTTCAGGATTACCGACTTTTGCCACACAGTTTGGTGGGCCACTAGAGATTATTCAAGATAAGGTTAATGGCTTTTTGATTAACCCAACAAATTTAGATGAGACAGCCACAAAAATTGTGGACTTCATTACTAAATGCGAACAGAATCCTAACTATTGGAATGAAATTTCGCATCGAGGAATTGACCGTGTTTACAGCACCTATACTTGGAAAATTCACACTAGCAAGCTGTTATCATTAGCGCGGATTTATGGCTTCTGGAACTTTACCTCGAAGGAGAATCGGGAAGATTTGTTACGTTATCTTGAGGCTTTGTTCTATTTAATTTATAAGCCAAGAGCGCAACAACTATTAGAGCAGCATAAGTATCGGTAA
- a CDS encoding DUF4359 domain-containing protein, with the protein MKPLTIIAYTGAAAGLAALGVTMAKTNPSQVEYEEYAVQRLTEYLKTDVCKKTTNIIENLIHFNCDKLVDSANPQIQGIIARTTERQNFMIFSIYRTDLKINSWIPSYKFETVGAFDQFYTYTAEEQ; encoded by the coding sequence ATGAAACCCCTAACCATCATTGCATATACTGGAGCAGCAGCAGGACTCGCCGCCTTGGGTGTGACAATGGCAAAGACTAATCCCAGTCAGGTTGAATATGAAGAATATGCAGTGCAACGGTTGACAGAATACTTAAAAACCGATGTATGCAAAAAAACTACGAATATTATAGAAAATTTAATCCATTTTAATTGTGATAAGTTGGTTGACTCAGCTAACCCACAAATCCAAGGAATTATTGCCAGGACTACAGAAAGACAAAATTTTATGATTTTTAGCATTTACCGTACAGATTTAAAAATAAATTCTTGGATACCTTCATACAAATTTGAAACGGTGGGAGCTTTTGATCAATTTTATACATACACTGCTGAAGAACAATAG
- a CDS encoding sirohydrochlorin chelatase, protein MSSAYLLVSHGSRDPRPEVAMQQLAKLVCNKLPNNYNPSSSEHLVGIAALEMSPQPLHEQIQKFAKSAFGDAGVGLHQLSQNENRLKIVPLFLLPGVHVMTDIPAEVALAQQAIGQDIMIELQPHLGSHPNLEKLLAKQISTIKAEAWILLAHGSRRPGSKETVEAMAASLSAVAAYWAGPPSLESRVKELVAAGYREIAILPYFLFTGGITDAIAASIEELKLQFSAVNFQLAQPLGASVELAELIWDLTDR, encoded by the coding sequence ATGTCATCTGCTTATTTGCTAGTATCTCACGGAAGTCGCGATCCGCGCCCAGAAGTTGCTATGCAGCAATTAGCAAAGCTGGTATGCAACAAATTACCAAACAACTACAACCCATCAAGTAGTGAACATCTGGTTGGCATAGCAGCTTTAGAAATGAGTCCTCAGCCTTTACATGAGCAGATTCAAAAATTTGCCAAGAGCGCTTTTGGTGATGCCGGGGTTGGGCTACACCAACTATCTCAAAACGAGAATCGCCTCAAAATTGTACCGCTATTTCTCCTGCCGGGAGTCCATGTGATGACAGATATTCCCGCCGAAGTAGCACTAGCACAACAGGCTATTGGTCAAGATATCATGATTGAGTTGCAGCCACATTTAGGCTCTCACCCCAATTTAGAGAAATTACTGGCCAAGCAAATATCTACTATAAAAGCAGAAGCATGGATTCTCTTAGCTCATGGTAGCCGTCGCCCAGGTTCCAAAGAAACTGTGGAAGCAATGGCGGCGAGTTTATCAGCAGTGGCTGCTTATTGGGCTGGGCCTCCTAGTTTAGAATCACGGGTGAAAGAGTTAGTAGCCGCTGGTTATCGGGAAATTGCAATTTTGCCATACTTTTTATTCACGGGTGGAATAACTGATGCGATCGCGGCCTCCATAGAGGAGCTAAAATTACAATTTTCTGCGGTGAATTTCCAGTTGGCGCAGCCACTGGGAGCAAGTGTAGAATTAGCCGAGCTTATTTGGGATTTAACGGATAGATGA
- the cobA gene encoding uroporphyrinogen-III C-methyltransferase, with protein MNRTEKQENEYLGKVYLVGAGPGDPGLITLKAKGLLECADVVIYDALVSPAILAMINPQAEQINAGKRRGKHSLFQEETTQLMIEKAQDHAIVVRLKGGDPFIFGRGGEEMEELVNAGISTEVVPGITSGIAAAAYAGIPLTHRLYSSSVTFVTGHESAGKYRPKVNWNAIANGSETIVIYMGIHNLPYIVEQLSAAGLDVETPIALVRWGTRPEQEELIGTLKTIVEQVEQTGFGAPAIAVIGEVVNMHSILSSCRPV; from the coding sequence ATGAACCGCACAGAAAAACAGGAGAACGAGTATTTGGGAAAGGTTTATTTAGTAGGTGCGGGGCCAGGAGATCCAGGATTAATAACCCTGAAGGCGAAAGGTTTGTTGGAATGTGCAGATGTAGTTATCTATGATGCCTTAGTGAGTCCGGCAATTCTGGCAATGATTAATCCCCAAGCCGAACAAATTAACGCTGGTAAGCGCAGGGGGAAACATTCGCTATTCCAGGAAGAAACAACTCAATTAATGATTGAGAAAGCGCAGGATCATGCAATTGTAGTGCGGTTAAAGGGTGGCGATCCGTTTATCTTTGGTCGTGGTGGCGAAGAGATGGAAGAATTAGTCAACGCTGGGATATCAACTGAAGTTGTGCCCGGTATCACATCGGGGATTGCGGCGGCGGCTTATGCAGGTATACCTTTGACTCATCGACTGTATAGCTCATCAGTGACATTTGTAACTGGTCACGAGTCGGCGGGTAAGTATAGACCGAAAGTGAATTGGAATGCGATCGCGAACGGTTCCGAAACCATTGTAATTTATATGGGAATTCACAATCTCCCTTATATTGTGGAACAGTTAAGTGCAGCTGGGTTGGATGTAGAAACGCCCATTGCCTTAGTGCGCTGGGGTACGCGCCCAGAACAAGAAGAATTGATTGGAACCTTAAAGACAATTGTAGAACAGGTAGAGCAAACTGGATTTGGTGCGCCTGCGATCGCAGTCATTGGAGAAGTAGTAAATATGCACAGCATTTTGTCTAGTTGTCGTCCAGTTTAA
- a CDS encoding homogentisate phytyltransferase produces the protein MSQSSQNSPLPRKPVQSYFHWLYAFWKFSRPHTIIGTSLSVLSLYLIAIAISNNTASLFTTPGSLTPVFGAWIACLCGNVYIVGLNQLEDVDIDKINKPHLPLASGEFSQQMGQLIVASTGILALVVAWLTGPFLFGMVAISLAIGTAYSLPPIRLKQFPFWAALCIFSVRGTIVNLGLYLHYSWALKQSQTIPPVVWVLTLFILVFTFAIAIFKDIPDIEGDRLYNITTFTIKLGPQAVFNLALWVITVCYLGMILVGVLHVASINPIFLVIAHFGLLVWMWWRSLAVDLQDKSAIAQFYQFIWKLFFMEYLIFPIACFLA, from the coding sequence ATGAGCCAGAGTTCTCAAAACAGCCCTTTGCCACGCAAACCTGTTCAATCATATTTCCATTGGTTATACGCTTTCTGGAAATTCTCTCGCCCTCACACGATTATTGGTACAAGTCTGAGTGTGTTGAGTTTGTATTTAATTGCTATCGCCATTAGTAATAATACTGCTTCTTTATTCACTACTCCCGGCTCCCTAACCCCTGTCTTCGGCGCATGGATTGCTTGTCTATGTGGCAATGTTTACATTGTAGGGTTGAATCAATTAGAAGATGTTGATATTGACAAGATTAATAAACCTCATTTACCGTTGGCATCAGGTGAGTTTTCTCAACAGATGGGGCAATTAATTGTCGCGTCTACTGGGATTTTGGCGCTAGTTGTGGCGTGGCTAACTGGGCCATTCTTGTTTGGCATGGTAGCAATTAGTTTGGCCATTGGTACTGCTTACTCTTTACCACCAATTCGTTTAAAACAGTTTCCCTTTTGGGCAGCGCTGTGTATTTTTTCGGTACGGGGCACGATTGTTAATTTAGGATTGTATCTGCACTATAGTTGGGCACTCAAACAAAGCCAAACAATTCCGCCTGTGGTGTGGGTGCTGACATTGTTTATTTTGGTGTTTACCTTTGCGATCGCAATCTTTAAAGATATCCCAGATATAGAAGGCGATCGCCTCTACAATATTACTACTTTCACGATTAAACTAGGGCCCCAAGCTGTGTTTAATCTAGCTCTTTGGGTGATAACAGTCTGTTATCTAGGGATGATTCTGGTTGGGGTGCTACACGTGGCCTCAATTAACCCCATCTTTCTGGTAATTGCCCATTTCGGGCTGTTAGTTTGGATGTGGTGGCGGAGTTTGGCGGTAGACTTACAAGATAAAAGTGCGATCGCTCAATTCTACCAATTTATCTGGAAACTCTTTTTTATGGAATATCTGATTTTTCCTATCGCCTGCTTTTTGGCTTAG
- a CDS encoding tetratricopeptide repeat protein: MLETFPTSSIIAAIAVILSLSILGYFAWKTLITSDLFQKGINLAQAKDYQGAETAFRKVISLNSTNDVVRLFLGDVLNQQGQVEEATELFREVIRRSPKNPDAYLRLANILMQQEREEEAKTNLLQAKDLLQKQRQPEKANKITQVLDKMSIKSSQS, from the coding sequence ATGCTAGAAACCTTTCCTACCAGTTCTATTATCGCTGCGATCGCAGTTATTTTGAGTTTGTCGATCCTAGGCTATTTCGCTTGGAAAACTTTGATTACTTCAGACTTGTTTCAAAAAGGAATCAATCTTGCTCAAGCAAAAGATTACCAAGGTGCAGAAACAGCCTTTCGCAAAGTGATTTCCCTCAACTCTACTAATGATGTAGTGCGCTTGTTTTTGGGAGATGTTTTAAACCAGCAAGGCCAAGTAGAGGAAGCAACAGAATTATTCCGGGAAGTGATTCGCCGCAGTCCAAAAAATCCCGATGCTTACTTGCGTCTGGCCAATATTCTTATGCAGCAAGAGCGAGAAGAAGAAGCTAAAACTAACCTGCTACAAGCTAAAGATTTATTGCAAAAACAACGCCAACCCGAAAAAGCTAACAAAATCACTCAAGTGTTAGATAAAATGAGTATTAAGTCAAGTCAATCTTAA
- a CDS encoding hybrid sensor histidine kinase/response regulator: protein MPDIISELWANFFTSGSFIPHGHCYLWQTNLVWLHILSDGFIALAYYSIPATLFYFVRKRQDLPFDWIFLLFSGFIVACGTTHLIEIWTLWHPTYWVSGFVKAVTAMISVITAVQLVSLVPQALALPSPAQIEQANQELQTQIAERLRVEKELRKYQNHLEEMVAIRTNEITKANEQLQQEILERQRILEVLRQSEERYRYLAEAIPQLVWTTKPNGECDFFNQNWCEYTGLTLEQSLGSGWLAALHPDDIQNADEVWSNAVKNSTTYNNEYRFKRASDGSYRWQLARGLPLKDEQGIVVKWFGTCTDIHEQKQILEERAHLLELEQIARAKAETANRIKDEFLAVLSHELRTPLNAILGWSKLLQSRRLDQAKTSHALATIERNATLQVQLIEDLLDISRILQGKLTLDITKINLESTILSALETMRLAAETKLIQVSTVFEPDVGEVMGDSTRLQQVVWNLLSNALKFTPKEGKIEVRLEQADGYAQIIVSDTGKGISPEFLPFVFDYFRQADSTSTRNFGGLGLGLAIVRNIVEIHGGIVKAKSEGEDKGSIFTVSLPLLPDESRSLTDKQNSAVLLTSNFLALNGIRILVVDDDTDSRDFIAFVLEQDGAFVIAVSSAYEALQTLAEIKPDVLVSDIGMPEMDGYMLIHQVRTLIPEQGGQIPAIALTAFARNDDQQEALKAGFQMHLSKPVNPEELIAAITRIVEIKV from the coding sequence ATGCCAGACATCATATCAGAATTGTGGGCTAACTTTTTTACATCAGGATCGTTTATTCCACATGGACATTGTTATCTATGGCAAACTAATTTAGTTTGGTTACATATATTATCTGACGGGTTCATTGCACTAGCTTATTACTCGATTCCAGCTACCCTATTTTACTTTGTCCGTAAGCGGCAAGATTTACCCTTTGATTGGATATTTTTGCTATTTAGTGGATTTATTGTGGCTTGCGGGACTACTCATTTAATAGAGATTTGGACACTTTGGCATCCCACTTATTGGGTATCAGGGTTTGTCAAAGCGGTAACTGCCATGATATCTGTAATTACAGCAGTACAACTTGTGTCTTTAGTTCCACAAGCATTAGCACTTCCTAGCCCTGCTCAAATAGAACAAGCAAATCAAGAACTTCAAACACAAATAGCCGAACGCTTACGGGTAGAAAAGGAACTACGAAAATACCAGAATCATCTCGAAGAAATGGTTGCTATTCGCACCAATGAAATTACCAAAGCCAACGAGCAATTACAACAAGAAATCCTTGAACGCCAACGAATTTTAGAAGTTCTCCGACAAAGTGAAGAGCGTTATCGTTATCTAGCTGAGGCAATTCCTCAACTTGTATGGACAACCAAGCCTAACGGCGAATGTGATTTTTTTAATCAAAATTGGTGCGAATATACTGGGCTAACATTAGAGCAGTCCTTGGGTTCTGGTTGGTTAGCTGCATTGCATCCAGATGATATCCAAAATGCTGATGAAGTGTGGTCTAATGCCGTAAAAAATAGCACTACATATAACAATGAATATCGTTTTAAACGGGCTTCTGATGGTTCCTATCGTTGGCAACTAGCGCGAGGTTTACCACTCAAAGATGAGCAAGGTATTGTAGTTAAGTGGTTTGGGACATGTACAGATATCCACGAACAAAAACAAATACTTGAAGAACGGGCGCACTTGCTGGAATTAGAACAAATAGCACGAGCTAAAGCAGAAACAGCCAATCGAATTAAAGATGAATTTCTAGCTGTCCTATCTCACGAACTACGCACTCCACTAAACGCAATTCTCGGTTGGTCAAAATTATTGCAAAGTCGGAGGTTAGACCAAGCAAAGACATCGCACGCACTAGCCACAATTGAGCGGAATGCCACTTTACAAGTTCAACTCATCGAAGACTTGCTGGATATCTCTAGAATTTTACAAGGCAAACTGACGCTAGATATTACGAAAATTAACCTGGAGTCTACGATATTGTCCGCACTAGAAACAATGCGTTTAGCGGCAGAAACAAAGTTGATTCAGGTAAGTACAGTATTTGAACCGGATGTGGGAGAAGTTATGGGCGACTCGACTCGTTTGCAGCAGGTCGTCTGGAATCTCCTTTCTAACGCTCTCAAATTTACACCCAAGGAAGGAAAAATAGAAGTGCGATTAGAGCAAGCCGATGGTTATGCTCAAATTATAGTTAGCGATACAGGTAAGGGAATCAGTCCTGAGTTTTTGCCATTCGTCTTTGATTACTTCCGCCAAGCAGATAGCACGTCTACGAGAAATTTTGGTGGATTAGGATTGGGGTTGGCAATTGTGCGTAATATCGTCGAAATACATGGCGGTATTGTCAAAGCGAAGAGTGAAGGTGAGGATAAAGGGTCAATATTTACTGTTAGTTTGCCGCTTCTGCCAGATGAAAGCCGAAGCCTAACGGATAAACAAAACTCTGCTGTATTATTAACTTCTAACTTCTTAGCGCTCAATGGCATCCGCATTTTAGTTGTAGATGATGATACTGATTCACGAGATTTTATTGCTTTTGTACTAGAGCAAGATGGGGCTTTTGTGATTGCGGTATCTTCCGCTTATGAAGCATTACAAACCCTAGCAGAGATAAAGCCAGATGTGTTGGTTAGCGATATTGGTATGCCTGAGATGGATGGCTATATGTTAATACATCAAGTGAGAACTTTGATACCAGAACAAGGTGGACAAATTCCAGCAATTGCCTTGACTGCTTTTGCTAGAAACGATGACCAGCAAGAAGCGCTAAAAGCTGGGTTTCAAATGCATTTATCCAAGCCTGTTAACCCAGAAGAATTAATTGCAGCCATTACTCGAATTGTCGAAATAAAAGTGTAA